In Nocardia sp. NBC_00403, the DNA window TAGCCGAAGTATCCCTCGAACATCGCCAGGATGAGCAGCAGCGAGCCGATGACCCAGTTGGCCTCGCGCGGCTTGCGGAACGCACCGGTGAAGAAGACGCGGAAAAGATGCACGATGATCGACGCCGCGAACAGCAGCGCGGCCCAGTGGTGGACCTGGCGGACGAACAGGCCGCCGCGCACCTCGAAGGAGATGTTCAACGCGGTCTCGTAGGCCCGCGACATGGTCACGCCGCGTAGCGGCTGGTAGGCGCCGTTGTAGACAACCTCGGTCATCGATGGGTCGAAGAACAGGGTCAGGTAGACGCCCGACAGCAGCAGGATGATGAAGCTGTAGAGGGCGATCTCACCCAGCAGGAACGACCAGTGGGTCGGAAAGACCTTGTTGATCGACCGTTTGACGAATGCCGCAGCCCGGTATCGCTCGTCTGCGGCATCGGTTTGCGCGCTGAGCTTGCGACTTATCTGACCAGCCATGATCGACACCCCGCCCCTCGGTTGAGTGGGATTTTGTTCTACTACAGACGGTAGCAGAGGATCTGGTCGGAATCGATAGGTTCACCGAACGCCGCTGCGGAACAAGATCATTCAGCGCTTGCCCGCCCGCTCCGGCCGCCGCGAACAACAGCCGATATCGTTCGACGAGTGAGTTCGATGGCACCCCAGGACGCGACGATGTATTGGCTGTCGAGGCGCACTCACAATGATCTGTTCCTGCTGTATTGCTTCGCCGACTCCGGCCGTCCGGCCGCGGAGCTGCGTGCGCTGGTCGCCCGGCGCAGCGCGCACATACCCGACTTGCGTCATCGCTTACGCGAAGTGCCTGCGGATCTGGACTATCCATCGTGGATACCCTGTGATTTCGCCGCCGAGCAATTCATGGAACACGTACCGCCGGAATCGAATTGGCCGACTGTGTTGAAGGTGCTCGGCAAACTACTCGGCACCGTCCTGGACGCGACGGTGCGCCCCTGGCGATTGCACCTTTTCCGTGACGTCATCGGAGTGCCGGGTCGGCTGCCCGATGCGGGTCCCGCGACAGTGGTGGTGCTCCAGATGTCGCACGCCCTGGCCGATGGGCGACGGGCCGCGCAGATCGCCCGCGCGCTGTTCTCGGAGTCCGCTGCCACCGACCAGGAGCGCGCCGGCTCCCCGCCACGCACGCCGCTGCGGAGGTGGGTGCCGACCGGATCTGTGCTGCTCGATTCCGCTCGGACGGCTGCCGTGCTCGGGTTGCTGCGCACGCCCATCCAGGTGATGCGGACCGCCGTGCGCGGCTATCACGCCTACCGGTCGCAGCAGGAGCTGGCCGAACTCACCGCCACCGGGCAGGTGCCCGCGCCGGGGCCGGGCTTTACGCCCAGCCTGGTCAACCCCGCGACGGAGGTCGGCGATTCGGATCATCGAGTGCGCATGATCGTTTGCACGCCGGATCAGTTGCGCATCCCAGACCGGACGGTGACCGTGGTTGTTTTGACCGCGATATCGCTCGCGCTCACGCGCTACCTCGAATCGCGCGGTGCACAGGTGGATCGGCTGGGCGCGCAGGTGCCGATGGCGCTACCGGGGGTGTCCACACCCCGCAACAACTACCGCAGCCTCGGCGTCGACCTCTTCGTCGCCGAACCCGATATCCGCCTGCGCTCGCGTCGCATCGCCGATGCGCTGGGTGACCGGATGGCCCGCGCCGGGCATCCGCTGCTTGCCGCGCAAGACCGCGTCACCGCCGTCGTCCCCGCGACGCTATTGCGTCGCGACATCGATCGCTACCCGCTCGACACCGTCCCCGACTCGATCGCAGGCCACACCGTGGTCTCCAGCGTCCACCGCGGCCCCGCCGATCTCACTTTCGGCGGCGGCCGAGTCCTCTTCACCGCGGGTTTCCCCGCACTCGGCTCGGTCATGCACCTGACCCACGGCGTGCACGGCCTCAGCGAGGATGCCGAGGGTCGTGGCGCGACGATCACGATTTCGATCCACGCCGACGTGGCGGCGCTGCCGGATATCGATGTCTACTCGGACCTGCTGGTCGCGGCATTGCGTGAGATAGCGCATGCGCACGAGGCGGCCGACGAAGCCGGCTGATTCGGAATCCGGCAAGGTAGGCGACCAACAATGGGTCGATGCGGCTCGGACCCCGCCGCGTGCGGGCGCTGGCCTGTGCCCGAGGCTACCGTCGGTCTGGACCCGGACATGCAGTACTTCTACTCATGACCCGACTGGGTCCGCATGCTCGAATGTATTGGACGCCCGGATCTTTGACCCGGACGTCGCCGATCACCGCGGTACTCCGGATCGGCCGCACAGCAGGGGGCACGCGCATGTCGACACCGAATACCCGTTCGTCCGCGCATGTTTCAGTGGGTCAGTGGATTGCGCGAGCGATCGCCATCGCGGTGCTGATTCCGCTGCGTCTGCTCTGTGGGTCGACGTGAACATCGCGACGCCGATGAACAGGTGGGCCACCGAGATCGTGACGAGTGTTTTCGGCCGCTGATTCGTCGATACTGAAGTCCTGCCGCAGCACGGTGCCGGCGACTGGCAACCGGTCCATATATTCAGGGCCGGGCCTGTCGTTGAAATGCGCCGTCAGCTATCTGTGAGACCAGCCGTTGGGAGACATGGGGCTCCCGCCATAGTTCCAGCCATAGTTCTCGCCCTGCTTACCGCCCTGATTCTCGCCTTTGCTCCAGCCCTGGTCCCAGCCGTGGCCGCATTCTTCGTCCTTGCTGTCGCTGTCTTTTTCCTTGATCAAGCCCCATTGGCTTTCGCGATTGCACCATAGGTCGTCACTGTGACATTGAGGGTAATTCGTTTGCGCCACACCGGGTGTGAGCATTGGTGCCGCTATGGCAGGAATAGCTACCGCCAGTGTTGGAATCGCCGCCGCGGCTCCCGCCAGCGCAATATTGGCAAGTAGCCGGCATGCGCCGATGCTGTGGGTCCTGTTGATAATCATGATGCCTACTTCCGGCGAGTTCGTCGCGCAGACCAACTCGCCGATTGTCGAGCTCATTGACATTCCCCGACTTCCTGATTTTAAGACCGCGCCACCTGTCATCGCCAGCGCTGCGCGATTCTGTTTATTTCGGCACTGTGCCGGATCGCGGACCGGCCGCCCACATTACTGATTTCCAGAAATTCGGAAATGAACGACAATGGTGGTATGACGACCGTGCTGCTGGGCGGCGACGTCATGCTGGGCCGCGGGGTGGACCAGATTCTGCCGCATCCCGGCGATCCGAGGCTGCGCGAACGATACGTCGACGATGCACGGACATATGTGGAGTTGGCCGAACGTGCGAACGGCCTCTTTATCCGCCCGGTGGATTTCCGCCGTCCGTGGGGTGCTGTCCTGCCGATCCTCGCGCAGTTCGACCCCGACGTGCGGTTGATCAACCTGGAAACCGCGATCACCGCCGACGGCGCATTCGACCCTGCCAAAGGCATCCACTACCGGATGAGCCCGGACAACCTGCCGGTGTTGACAGTTGTCGCGCCGGTCGTGTGCGCACTGGCCAACAACCACATCCTCGACTTCGGTATCGAAGGCCTGGCCGACACCCTCGAAGCGCTCGATTCCGCGGGTATCCACCACGCCGGAGCGGGTGCGGATCTCGACAACGCCCTGGTCCCGGCGATATCAGAACTCGAGGGCGGACGTCGGGCGGTGATCGTCTCGGTCGCGGCGGGATCGAGCGGGGTTCCGGATTACTGGGCCGCATGTCGTGATCGGCCAGGGCTGTGGTGGGTCGGCAATTCGCCGAGTGTTCGTGCCGCCGACGAGGTGGCGGCAAATGTTTTGGCGCATAAGCGTGTTCGCGATATCGCTATCGTCTCCATACATTGGGGACCCAACTGGGGCTACGGGGTGGCACTGAGCGAAACGCAGTTTGCACATCGGTTGATCGATGCCGGCGTCGACCTGGTGCACGGGCATTCCGCACACCATCCGCGGCCGATCGAAATCTATCGGGGCAAACCGATTCTGTACGGGTGCGGCGATGTCATCGACGACTACGAGGGCATTCATGGCCATGAGCGGTACCGCACCGATCTTCGTCTGCTGTATCTGGTGACGATCGATATCGATGCGGTGGAAGTGCAAATGATTCCGCTGCGGGTTCGGCGCATGCGCCTCGAATCGGCCGCGCGCAGCGAATCCCGATGGCTGTGCGAGACCATCGAGCAAATAAGCCGCGGCTTCGGCACACGCGTGGCGATGCGGCACGACGACCTACCCGTGGTATTCAAGGACGCGAAACGCTGAGCTCGAGCACCCTTCAGCACAGCGATCTTGACGTGTACCCTTGGCAAGCGGATGACGCAATTGCGATAGGTGTCACATTGCCGCCGGTGTTTCCCACCTGCGGGATCATCGGCCAGCCGCTCCAGCGGTCGGCCATAGCCTGGTGTGCGCCGTATGTAATCACCCGGTCGGGAGATATCGGATCTGTCGCAACGGAGACCTCATGAGTTCACCGAACCGATTCGACGAACTTCAACATCGCGTCGCAGACATCGCTCCAGTGTTCCGTACCCCGCT includes these proteins:
- a CDS encoding wax ester/triacylglycerol synthase domain-containing protein; this translates as MAPQDATMYWLSRRTHNDLFLLYCFADSGRPAAELRALVARRSAHIPDLRHRLREVPADLDYPSWIPCDFAAEQFMEHVPPESNWPTVLKVLGKLLGTVLDATVRPWRLHLFRDVIGVPGRLPDAGPATVVVLQMSHALADGRRAAQIARALFSESAATDQERAGSPPRTPLRRWVPTGSVLLDSARTAAVLGLLRTPIQVMRTAVRGYHAYRSQQELAELTATGQVPAPGPGFTPSLVNPATEVGDSDHRVRMIVCTPDQLRIPDRTVTVVVLTAISLALTRYLESRGAQVDRLGAQVPMALPGVSTPRNNYRSLGVDLFVAEPDIRLRSRRIADALGDRMARAGHPLLAAQDRVTAVVPATLLRRDIDRYPLDTVPDSIAGHTVVSSVHRGPADLTFGGGRVLFTAGFPALGSVMHLTHGVHGLSEDAEGRGATITISIHADVAALPDIDVYSDLLVAALREIAHAHEAADEAG
- a CDS encoding CapA family protein; the encoded protein is MNDNGGMTTVLLGGDVMLGRGVDQILPHPGDPRLRERYVDDARTYVELAERANGLFIRPVDFRRPWGAVLPILAQFDPDVRLINLETAITADGAFDPAKGIHYRMSPDNLPVLTVVAPVVCALANNHILDFGIEGLADTLEALDSAGIHHAGAGADLDNALVPAISELEGGRRAVIVSVAAGSSGVPDYWAACRDRPGLWWVGNSPSVRAADEVAANVLAHKRVRDIAIVSIHWGPNWGYGVALSETQFAHRLIDAGVDLVHGHSAHHPRPIEIYRGKPILYGCGDVIDDYEGIHGHERYRTDLRLLYLVTIDIDAVEVQMIPLRVRRMRLESAARSESRWLCETIEQISRGFGTRVAMRHDDLPVVFKDAKR